The Candidatus Anaeroferrophillus wilburensis genomic interval CAATGTAGAAGAGCGCTTTTTTCGGGCCTAGCAGGCGGGAAAGCCGCTGGGTACCTCCGGCGCCCGGGAGAATTCCCAGAGTGGTTTCCGGCAGACCGATGGCCGGGGTCCGCTCCTTGTCCTTAATGGTTACGGTTTTGGCCATGAAACGGAAATCGCAGGCGAGGGCCAGTTCCAAACCGCCGCCCAGAGCATAGCCGCCGACGGCGGCGATGGAAATTTTTGGCATATCCTCAAGCTGCTGGTTAACCTCCTGGAGTCGGGCGGCGATGTCCCATGCCTGGTCGGGGTTCATTTCAGCAAACATCTTGATGTCAGCACCGGCGACGAAAAAACCGGGAATTTTGCTGGCAATGACCAGGACTTTTGCCGCGTCATTGCCGGCCAGTTCGGTGAAAGCTTTTGACAGTTCTTCCACCAGGTCACGATTGAGTGAGTTTGCCGGTGGCCGGTTCAGCCAGATGGTGCCAACCCCATCGGCAACCTCAAGTGTCAAGAATTCATAGCTCATGGTTTCCTCCTTTATCATTGTGTTTTAAAATTTCAGCAAGATGAAAATGTCGTTATTGCCGGACGGGAACTCTTTTTTATCTTGCTTGAAGCTAGTACCATAGATTATGATGTCTGGCAAGTGGGTTAAGGGGAGCCCGTTTTGGATTTT includes:
- a CDS encoding enoyl-CoA hydratase/isomerase family protein, giving the protein MSYEFLTLEVADGVGTIWLNRPPANSLNRDLVEELSKAFTELAGNDAAKVLVIASKIPGFFVAGADIKMFAEMNPDQAWDIAARLQEVNQQLEDMPKISIAAVGGYALGGGLELALACDFRFMAKTVTIKDKERTPAIGLPETTLGILPGAGGTQRLSRLLGPKKALFYIANAKQISPDEALQLGLVEMLLPGDELLATTMAFAKELAAKAVIGIGCAKKAIYQGFNREMKDGLRIECDAFKEAFASNDATEGLNAFIDKRPAQFTGK